The Crassostrea angulata isolate pt1a10 chromosome 1, ASM2561291v2, whole genome shotgun sequence nucleotide sequence TTTGGGTtgcgggttcgataccaccaaaagttaagaatttattatttttttcttatcgttttttgaaatatttcaaactgaatatagttagaaattacccttttgtaaacttgtattataacatatcaaatatatttaatttaaaaaatgttaaattggaaattgtattttacgacttaaccaaatgggcagttacgccatcttattcccccatcttctttttttgatccctgcatcaataaaatttttgccggatctacttttctcagtTTGTCCCcgatttgcacacatttgagaattaggtatcgaaaaaaatgtgtgcgaaacttgaccaggtgagataatttCTGAATTGCTACAGTCTATATTACAGTTTCTATGAAGGGAATTgcgaaaaaataaacaaagctggtcatgaaatgttatttatttctttccAGAATGAAGAATATTGCcaatattttgtacttgtagTGCTTTTGTTTAACTAACTGCCTTTAGAAAGTACATTTAAATGTTTGTGAAATATGATACCAATTATTGATAATCTTTGAATTCAAGATGTGAACCGTCGAACTTCTTGGACAAGAAAGTAACAACAAGCAAAGCAATAGCCAGGATGAACACTAAGTGTGAGTAAGGAGTTTCCAGAATTTAACACTGATGTATACTAAATGTTGTTTATACTACAATATAAAGTCACCTTAATACTTGATGCAAACAATAGATAATATTTGGATGGACACTCTTTACAAGATATATAATATGTCACGCTTTGATGAGGAGTAATCTTCAGTAAGGTACCGTCATATGGTGGTATTTTGAATCGCACCGCGTTTCGTGTTTTTGGACGTTGGAAGTGTCGCTATACAGTAtacaaaaacattaacaaaTGAAACTATGTACTTACAGCCATAAGTTATCTGTTTCAAGTTTGAAGAGAATAATCATACGTTAATTTTGATGTTTGTGCTGACTTTAATGGAGGAAATTTATCTTGTGGAAACgctgttaaatatttttcattttgctgtGGCTTAAATAATCTAAGAAAATTGACAAACTATATGATGATAAATCGGCAATTTTCTATACTTCAAGAACTGTAaagattttttcacaaaacctatcTGATGTAGCACTAATCAATGCATTTTATACCCTCTTCAGTTTGGATATAtcgaatcaatattaaaatttttatttttgtcggAATGTTTTGTGCCAGTTTAGCTACCGATTTGAAATACCAGAAAGTGACCCGCAATATACTAAAGCGAtgatgtcataagaactacTGTCAAAATCCCTACTTGAaggattgaaatattttgtgacaaAGATCTCTTTATCGTCTAGTCGTACCCATTCCTTTGTGTTTGTATGTGAACTAATAAGTGTTTTATACTattaaacaatttatattttatgaaagtTTCATTGGATAAGAAGCAAGTTCTTGTTTGTAGCGGAAAGGCCGCGCGcacatttgttataaaaaaaataagaagcagaaacagtacgaaaactatggTTGGAAACGGAATACCTTAAATACTGGTGTTGATATTGAGTGTACGCTCAAATCATTTATATAGGCCCCTGTTTCAACATTTACCGACTGGTTTTCAAAATCCAAGGCTTTTTTCCGAAAGGGATGTTAAATTCAGTAGTTGTCAGAACATTccatttaacaaaacaaactgttatttttagtattcaattagatttttttaaatgattcaaaGTAAAATGAAGATTCTTTGAAAGGTATAAATGcttaatttgtgaaaaaaaaaatgcgtatGCATCGTACAAAACATACATTAACAACTCTCAGTGATACAAACAAATAAAGACATTGACAAATAAAAtgagtataatacatgtaaccaGTTAGGGaataaatttctaaaaagaACGACGAAAAGCTTAATCCACGTCCATTAGGCCCggatgacaaataaaaaaaaaaaccccatcgGCAGTGAAAAGATAAAATAGACTGCCGTTGACATGATCGGTTCCTGGCCGTTAGTCTGTCAGTTTTTCATGCGTTAATCATTTGTTTCTACTCAAAATTGTTGGTTACTCGTTTTCTGACGTTGCTTGTACTGAACTTTTCCAGTAATTGTTTGGTTGATGTGCGTTCTTATACGCGTCAGTACAATGATCTTCAGAATCTCCAGTCCTCTAGACCGTTTGGCCATTCTCTAAACGTCTGTTAGTGATATGAAATATGAGGTGACTGGAATATTATTCTCAGTCTGACAGTTATGTAAATACACTTTGTTGAACAGAGAATAAACCTCTCTTCCAATATAGAAGTTTTTAGAGAAAATACACACAAACAGATATGCACAATTCATCATCCAAAACTATGGATATACAGAACTTTTTATCAACAGAAATGTTTGCAGTTCAGTTCTTTATTTTTGTCTAACACTGGAATAACTTTGTAATGtccattaaaataataattccaATGATAGCTATCAAAACCGTTAAACCTGTTGCTCCAATGCCTTTTGAGGACAAACGCGAATCATGCGCACAGTTAAGCTTCCGGTACGTAGAAGACAAAGCCTTTTTGTCGACAGTTAGAATGCTTTTTATATGGTCTAACCTTTCTTGAAGAGTCTCGATAGTTATATTAGAGCAAGCACATGAACAAAGGACATTAGCGTTAGATGCTGTTGTCTTTTGATTTCCAGAGCTTGTAGAAGACGTAATATCGGTTGAGGCCGCTGTATAAACGTCTGTGCTTTGGTCAGTCACCGAAGAATTGAATATACCATTATTGACAGGAATCGTGGATACGGTCTTTCTATTGAAAACCAAATCAGAGGTAGATCTTGCAGCTAACGTAACCGTACGAGTTGATGATTCGGGATTGTTATAATCGGTTAGAATAGGACTTGACGGTCCATCGGACATTAAATCAGTGGTAGAAGTTGCATCTGTCTTAATCTCACGAGTGGATGATTCGGGATCGTTATACCCAGTTGCAGTAAGTCTAGACGGATTGGAATTTAGTATTGATGCTCCATCAAAATagcttgaaatattttctgtaCTGCTATTCGACGATCGTTGATACGTGCCAATGATAGCGAGGTAGTCCGCGGGAAAGaaatatttatctaaaaaaaaaataagataccgATTGAATACCAACTTTCCAGAATGCTTGGGCAATATCCAAAAGATTTTACTTCTGCGTTTACacaagtatattaaaaaaagttcCCTTTATCTCTTGTTGGTTTTTTCATCACAATAGTTAAAGACGCCACGTAAAGTTGACTTTTTATCGACTTTATTATATAAAGAGGAAATCAATGCCTTTGATGACATTCAGTGATCATTTGGCAACGGTAACTTAGTCCAATAAACAAAGGCAGATAAAAACCATGTAGCCAAAAGTGAAACCAGCGCCCATTCAAAGCGGTTGTCGTCGTCACGTCACAGAAATGTATTGCTCGAATTATGTTTGTCTATGATCTATAATCATAAAAATGTAGATCTTCCTACTTtcgttaaaaaaatttcaaaataaaatcgaAACTTGCAAACTATTTAGTACCATACTTATTCTTTTTTCAACTAAAATCGAGTAACTTTTGTCAATGTTGGCATCTTAtgatattcaaattttgattatattaCATGAGTgtttctttataaataaaaacaggtgaaacgatactacatgtagtataattACACTACTTGTACTTCTGTgtagtgaattttttttctagatcTGCATTTGCAGTGTTATCATTCAAAGAGTTCAAACGAAAAAAGAGGAAAACGTTTACCTGTTTGGGGAACACATATTTCCAGTTCAATTTCGATGCTGCTTAATAAATAATGTGTACCAAAGCTGTATTGTGGTGTGTTCGAGATAAACCAGATACAAACAGCTGGTATCAATGTCGTGTTCCACAAGTCCCCGGTCGTGAACTcctgtatataaaaaaggaagatatataatctttttttttttttatcgtgcaTCCATCTACAATGCGcttgatttttcatataatttttttttacctttgtttCAGATCTCCATCTCGAATTCTGTTCTATACCAAAACTAACAAATCTTTCATAGTTATCTGTTCCATACACATTACTAATTTCAACTATACTTTGTACATAGAACAGTCATAACTAAAAGGCTTTTAAGTATTTACTATAAGGAGCGAGGTTCCCTTCCAACGGAAGATATATAGTAAACCTGACTAAAAGGGTCGGTTGTTTTACGTTTTTCTGTCTTCTCTATAATCTATAGGATAAGAATAAAAGGAACTCTCATTGAAGCATGTCCACACAAGGGTCTTATGGCGTCAGGAAAGTTTTCCTCAAAAGTGGCCACAAATCATGATAGAATtgcaaagaaaaacattttaatctttTATCTTTCTCTAAAAAACATAGGGACATAGTGAAATTGTTATAGAAGCAAACTAATAAAACCTTTTGAATTCGTTTTTCCCCTGTGGGTAAAATTTTTTTACCCACAAACTGGGTTTCaattcaacaacaacaaaattttaagaaCTGAGGACTaagatacatatatatctaCGTAGAATGAAGGCTGAATAATTGCTTGGGTCAAAGTGATGTCTGAGTCGCCAAGGTAACGATATGGTCCATGAATCTCTTGTTATATTTGCACATAGATTATTTAGTAATGGGAAACTAAATGCCAAACatttatacagtgtatataaaaAGAATGGGATGATTAAAAATAAGCCTGATCTTTGTGTTAATTAGGTCCtttgttttcaagaaaaaaaaataatgacctTATTATGACCGACCATGCAAGGtcatctttctttctttttatatcGAATTCATTGGATTATCTGTGGATTACATTGATTACCTGTGGATTTCCAGAAAGCATTTCAATGTAAGATTTCCGTGAGGTGTTGTCACAATCCTTCATATTGTATGACATAAAATATGGATATTTTGCTGACATATTTGGTAGATATGCAACTCTGTGCCTTCTGACATATAATTGGTTCGTGGACAAATCAGATAAATGCAAATACTTCGATATCTGAAATTCAAATCATAACTGAATATTGCATTTTTCATGATCATTCCTCAGTGTCTCGAACTATTAACGTGGCTGGTTAATGAATTCATAAACTTAAGTTTGTTCATTCAGACCAAAATGCAGGTATAAAGATACAAACCAATATTCCGTtgttttcttcagaaaaatttACTTTCATCATAGAACAGTTTATCTGTCCGATGTCATCAGATTCGTCTTCTgtttaatcaaaaaagaaaaaagaaaatgaaaatcgtgcgtcaattttaaagagaaaatgCTTTATAACGAACAGTTATTGGTTTTTTTAGTATGATAATTTTCGTTTGTTAACAGAGTACTTtctccattttgaaaatattgaacatCATCTCATATGACCATTAAAATCTTATAATTGTATCAAAATCAGAATGCCAGAAAAGCATTGTAGACTTGATTTTGTAGACtttgtcatttgaaataaattaagtgTAGATAGTGTCACTGGTGGTTTTATAACATTTGTAAAAGCATTTAGTTATTCGATGTggctttttttctttcaattgaaAGTTTCGTCAAAGCTTTTTCGAAGATACAAGTATTGAAAAGTTCAACAAATAGTTTTTAACCAAAAAgtatcaaaagatattacacTGGCTAGGAAGATTATCAGTTGATAATTCACTTGctgaaattagatttttttcgGAGATTTTCGTCTAGATTTCAGAGAAGTTTTATTAGTATTATATTTCAGTGTATGCCCaaagaaaaaatgttctttatttaATGTGAAAACTAATCATTGTCCATGCAGCTGTCGTGGGGCACAGAAAGAAGTCGTTACGATTGACTTGCAGGTGACCTACGATGCGAATATTAGTACTGCCATTCACAAGGCAAACGTACGTCTGGTGCATGATAATCGTAAGACGGAAGTACGGTTCCTACGGGCATCGCACGTTGCAAGTGGTAACCCATCTTTAATACAAAATTGTCGTGACACCTATGAGTAGCACGCCAAACGTCCGTTTGTCTTACGTTGCAGACTCAATCACTTCAATTGAGTCCTCGGGTGGGGTCTTTCAGTTGTGGCGGTTTTAAGCCCACCTTTGcaaattaatttgtcatttattcaatgattttttcttctttaatttattgttttcaattgaaacaatacaaattgggTTCATTGAATAAACGACCTTTAACGCACTCTCGTGTTCTATTTCATTCGAAATGAACTTGGACTCATTGGAAAACTTTTGATTCAGTTACTTGCATTGGGTAAATTACTTGTAGCAACAAAGCTCAAAGTTGGGgaaaattaataaagtgttTCTCTTGGAATGcttatgtattatatatttatggAAAATTTTGGTTGACAGAAATACGATTTTTAACGCTACGATCAGCCACGGGTGCCACGACAGGCAAAACCCGTAGCACACTCACGATCACCATACACATACAGTCAATTGTGACTGAGGCTTAACATGGGTCCATAAAGCCTCATATTTATTGTACATTGATgtccataatacatgtagttatataatCCCCCGATTAGACAGTCCTATTTCAAATGATTAGTAAATGAAGTGCATTAGCCAAACTCAGACGACCAGATTACATAAGATCTTTGTGTAACCATCCAAGGTCAGTTGGCGGTAAAGACACATTGTCCAAGGACAGAATGTCAAGTGATTTTTACAACCAATGAGAATttctaaaataattgttttatataagttATTTACGCACTAATGTGTCTTAATAGTATGTTCAGTATAAATGCCTGGTAACTTGATCAATGCTATAACAATAGCTTACTCATACGGTACTGCAAAGAGTACATAAATAGATTAAAgagtatttattattaaaaaaatacataaatgatTAAATGCCAGATTTACTAATATGGCTGACAAATGGCCCTCGAGTATCTTTATATGGTACTAGAAAAAGTAGAAAGTCTTCTATGATTAGTGTAATATTATAACTTCAAAGAAAGAGGTGATATAGGGAAGCAAAATTTAAACTGATCTAAATtggtataaataaaatattctggtacagtgccagtatcGGTTAGGTCTTCATTACTCGTTCATTATTCATTGTTATCATTATACATTATGGCAGGTTTTTAGAGATCAtaagtaatgattttattttgtgtcataatatttttttttcagttaagatCAACgcaaaatgtaaaattgaaatatgttattAATATGAATCGAGGACATATTCTTATATCATGGGATCTACAGcacatatatttacaatattaacattttaaaatgaaatcctCGTCATTCTTTTCCGATTCGTTATGGTTGATGTAATTatgttaaatgttaataaagTTCAAGTCATGATGACAGGATGAGCCTGTGTAATCCAACCAACTGAATGATAACAGGGATGTCGGGCAATGTGACTAATTAGCAAAGCTACGTTTGATTGCCTGAAAAcatctaatatataaaatatcaattttaaaatgaactaaATCGATGAAGGGTAAAGGATAATGATCTCAACGACAGTTGTcgtttaaaatattcttatcgTAATGaactatttcattttcattaatgaAAAGCAATCtaaattctgtttttattataaaataataatttcataatGCACCGACGCACCATTCCATGTAAATCAAAAAGATACAGagaattgcaattttttttctaaattttaaccTTTTGGACCTATTTTGATTATAGGTTTTGatgtataaaaattcattttataatgtACCATTCCgtataaatcaatcaaaattggtGCAGGGAATTGCAATAAAAGAGTTATCAGAATTTCGAGGAAAACACAATatgtttttctatataaaatattcatttatgatGTACCATTATATGTTGATCAATAAAATTGATGCAGGAAATTGCAATGAAAGAATTCCCTAAacttaaagtaaaacaaaaatgtgttttctttataaaatataaattttaaatgtaccaGTCCGTTTAAATCGATCAAAAATGATGCAGATAACTTAATGGAAAAATTCTcggaattttaaataaaaaagcaaTCTTTCTTGTAAATTGGAAGACCGCATGTgatttagatttaaaatattctcaGAAGTTgaccattttaaatgttttctttagatTTTGTGATTCCCTCCATAATAATGAAAGCTTGATATATAAGCAATTTAACAGCAGTGTTGACTGCTGCATTTTAATACAGCATATACTTTACACTTTGaacaataattatatataaagtcAATTTAATACATACACAATACAACTGGCAACTAATGAATAAGTATTTGCTAAGGAAATCAAAATACTAGTAATAAAATACATAGTTGAAAATCTTGAAATTGTACCAATTAAGATTCATTTTCAtatgattgaaatatttcaattacatttcTAGTACATTTTTATATCTAAGATTTCTAAAACGTCTTCCTCTTtaccaaaataaatttttacatgaaataataCAGCAAAACTTAAATCATAGAAGGTCTTTCAACTCCAGGCTCATTGCTAGGCGTAAACTCTCATTGTCGTCAAACGAGTTTTAAATATGCAAAGACTAATTTCCATAAACTGacagtttttttaaacataaaaagcAGAAAATGAGTATAGCTTTGATAACTTCAAGAAAATCGAAATCCTGTAGTTATCCAAACATAATATACCATTATCTAcgattgttttgaatttaatgaGCTCAGAGAAATGGCTGGCTAAGATCGAAATAGcgtgaatttttattttccctTCCAAACTGACCAAAGACCGTAATTACTCGTCTATAAGTATTGGTAACATATTAGTCGATTGACTTTTTTCCCCGATTCATTTTGAAGATACTGCCGTTGACCCACTGATAAGTCAGGTAATTTTTCAGGACATTCGGTCTACAGATTTTCCGTAAAATTACGATATTTTCCCATCAATAcc carries:
- the LOC128168612 gene encoding uncharacterized protein LOC128168612, with amino-acid sequence MSAKYPYFMSYNMKDCDNTSRKSYIEMLSGNPQEFTTGDLWNTTLIPAVCIWFISNTPQYSFGTHYLLSSIEIELEICVPQTDKYFFPADYLAIIGTYQRSSNSSTENISSYFDGASILNSNPSRLTATGYNDPESSTREIKTDATSTTDLMSDGPSSPILTDYNNPESSTRTVTLAARSTSDLVFNRKTVSTIPVNNGIFNSSVTDQSTDVYTAASTDITSSTSSGNQKTTASNANVLCSCACSNITIETLQERLDHIKSILTVDKKALSSTYRKLNCAHDSRLSSKGIGATGLTVLIAIIGIIILMDITKLFQC